In the genome of Pseudonocardia cypriaca, the window CCGGGAAGACCGGGAGACAGGGGGCCTTGAGCCAAAGCTATGCCGGCTGGGTGGCCCCCTTCTCATCCCGCACCCACAACCCCACGAGCCCGCGGAAGTGCGCGATGAACCGCTCGTGCTCCTCCGGCGGGTAGGTGCTGCGGACGGTGTCGACGAGCAGTGCGTCGAACTCGGGGCTGTCGACCCACTCCAGCACGACCTCGCCGAGGTTGCCCATGCGGCTCTCGCAGAAGTCGAGGTAGCGGTCGGTCTCGAAGTACTCGTCGGCGAGCTTGCGGTAGCCGGCGAGCTTCTCGTGGTAGCTGAGGTCCTCCCGGTCGGCGATGGCGAAGTACTCGGCCATGCTCAGGTCCAGGCGCGGCTTGCGTTCGGTCACGAGGGAGAACACCGACCAGCGCACGAGGGCCCTCATCGCCCAGGGGAAGTAGTAATGCAGTGATGTCAGCGCGACGTCCGGGCAGGCGTTGGCGTAGTCGATCGGGTACACCTCGCTGCCGGAGACCAGGTTCTCGCAGGAGTTGAACTCCCAGCGGAAGAACGCGTTGATGAGCCGGGAGATCGTGACGACCTCGTCGCCGACCTCGGGGTTGAGGAACTCGTAGGTCACCTCGTAGCGGTCGTGCATGGGCAGCTCGGGGCGGAACTTCATCACCATCGTCTCCGCGCCGATCGAGAGCGACCGTGCGAACGCCTCGTAGCCGTCGACCGCCTTCTGCAGGTGCATGAGCCGCTGGCCGGACGCGTCGTAGGCGGCCCGCAGGTCGTCGCGGTCCTTGATGCGGGTGACGCCGACCCATGCCCCGCCGTCGTAGGGCTTCATGAACAGCGGGTAGCCCATGCGCTCTGCGATGGCGTCGAGGTCGAACGGCTTGTTGTAGCGGGACGCGGTGTAGGCGAACTTGGCGTGTTCGGGCGGGTCCTTGAACGGCACGAGCACGGTGTCGGGCACCTTGAGCCCCAGCCGCATCATCGCGCAGTACGCGGCGTGCTTCTCCATCGACTGGAACGTGAACGGGCTGTTGAGCAGGTACACGTCGTCCATCAGCGCGATCTTCTTCAGCCACTCGCGCGGGACGTAGTACCAGTAGGCGAGCCGGTCGATGACCAGGTCGTACCGGGGGGTGTAGCGGAGGTCGAACGGCTCGATGGTGATCCGCTCGACGTCGAAGCAGTGTTCCTCTCCCGCGCCGGCGCGCACCGGCCCCATGCGCCGCACGATCGTCTCGAAGGCGGTGGGCCAGTCCTCCTCTGTGCCGAGCAGCAGCCCGATCAGGTGTCGGTTCAACGGCCCCTCTCCTTCGTCAGGTCAAGCGGTGCAGGTGGTGCGCGAGCTGGCGCCGCCACCACGGCCAGTCGTGCGCGACGTCGTGCCCCCACGCGTCCAGCTCGTGCGGGATGCCCTTCTCGGCGAGCAGGCCGGCGAGCTTCCGCGTGCTCGCCTCGGCGCCGGTGGTGTCCTCCCACATCCCCTGCCCGACGACGAGCACGAGGTGCACCTGCCCGCGCAGCCACTCCAGGTGGTCGCCGTGGAGGTTGCCGACGTACGCGATCGGCGTGTGGAAGTAGAACGCCTCGCCCCGCTCGCCCCACCCGTGCAGCGCGCTCATGTCGTAGACGCCCGAGAGGCACAGGGCCTGGGGGAACAGGTCGCCGCGGCGGAGCGTGAAGTTCGCAGCGTGGAAGGCGCCCATGCTCGGGCCGGTGGTGAGGATCGGGAGCGGCCCGCCGGAGTCCTCGTGGATCCACGGCACGACCTGGTCGACGATCCACGACTCGTACGCGCCGTGCCGCCGCGCCCGCTCCTCCAGGGGGACGGACCGGTCCGACCACGACCACGAGTCGTAGCTGTCGACGCAGTAGAGCTTGATCCGTCCGGCTTCCAGCAGGTCGGCGACCGCGTCGACCATGCCGCGCGACTCGAAATCGCCCGCCCGGCCCGCCTCGGCCGGGAACACCAGCACCGGGCGTCCCCAGTGGCCGTAGGACACGACGGTGCCGGAGGAGCCGATCGCGGGCGACCACAGGTCGATGCTGCGCCGCCTCACCCTTCGGGATCGTAGACGGAGATCGGGGTCTTCGCGGGGCTCGCGGCGACGGTGGATGCAGGCGCGGTGCGCCAGGCCGCCCGGTGGGGGCTCACGCGGCCCAGTCCCCCGGACGCCACCGCTGCCACAGCCGCTCGACCAGCGGTGCCAGGAACAGCAGCAGCAGAGCCGTGTACCCGACACCGGGGACGAACGCGGCCACCAGGAGCGCCAGCGCGAGAAGGGCGGTCATGCTCCCCGCGCCGCCGACGAGTCGGCCGCGGATCGCCACGCTGAGCGCGGTGAGGCAGGCGCTGCTCGCCAGGATCGTGCCGATGTAGAGCACGACGGTGAACCGGTCCTCGCCGTAGCCACCGACCATCTCCGTCGGGAACGGCAGCACCACGATCGTAGCAGCCACAGCAGGTTCAGCCCGACAACGCGCCCGGGCGCGGTGGCCACCCCGTCGAAGAGCCGGTGGTGCGCCGTCCACAGCCGGGCGATCACGGCGAAGCTGAGCAGGAAGCTGAAGAACTGGCTGATGTTGTCCGTGACCACCTCGGCCGCGCTCCGCCGATCGTCCACCGCCTCGCCGACCGCGTCCACCAGCGGCAGCACCAGCAGCGTGATCGCGATCGCGACCACCGCGTCGGTGAAGTACACGAGCCGCTCGGCCCCACGGGGCTCGGTCACCGGACCAACCTAGCCGCATCGCCAGTGGCAGGCGCCTGGTTCACGTGCTCGAATGGTCGATCGACCGCCCGAGCCACGGCAGGTGGGCCATGACCGCATCGGCATCCCAGGACGACCGCACGTTCGTCATCGTCGGCGCGAGCCTCGCAGGCGCGAAGGCGGCGGAGACGCTGCGCGACGAAGGGTTCGCAGGCCGGGTGGTCCTCGTCGGCGAGGAGCCCGAGCCCCCGTACGAGCGGCCACCGCTGTCGAAGGGGTACCTGCTCGGCAGCGACGAGCGCGGCACGGCGTTCGTGCACGACCGCGCCTGGTACGACAAGCAGAACATCGAGCTGCGCACCGGGGTGCGCGCCGAGGCGGTCGACCCGGGAGCCCACGCGGTCACGCTCGCCGGCGGCGAGCGGCTGGCCTACGACAAGCTCCTGCTCGCCACCGGGTCGGTGGTCCGGCGGCTGCAGGTTCCCGGTGCGGAGCTGGAGGGTGTGCATTACCTGCGCCGCATCGAGCACTCCGACGCGCTGCGGGGCGTGCTCGTCGAGGGCGCCCGCGTGGTCGTCGTGGGCGGCGGCTGGATCGGGCTCGAGGTCGCGGCGGCGGCCCGCACGCACGGGGCGACGGTCACGCTCGTCGAGGTCGACACGCTGCCGTTGCGCCGGGTGCTGGGCGACGAGGTCGCCCAGGTGTTCGCCGACCTGCACGCCGACCACGGAGTGGACCTGCGGCTCGGCACCGGTGTCCGGGAGATCGCCGGAGCGGACGGCCGGGTCGCGTCGGTGACCCTCGACGACGGCACGTCGCTGCCCGCGGACGCGGTCGTCGTGGGCGTCGGCATCACCCCGGCCGTCGAGCTCGCGCAGTCCGCAGGCCTGGCGGTCGACAACGGCGTGCTGGTCGACGCGGCGCTGCGCACCTCCGACCCGGACGTCTACGCGGCGGGCGACGTCGCCAACGCCGACAACCCGCTGCTCGGGAAGCACATCCGGGTCGAGCACTGGCAGAACGCCCTGGACGGTGGCCCGGCCGCCGCGCGCTCGATGCTCGGCCAGGACGTCGTGTACGACCGGGTCCCGTACTTCTTCACCGACCAGTACGACCTCGGCATGGAGTACACCGGCCACGCCGAGCCCGGCAGCTACGACCAGGTCGTGTTCCGCGGCGACGTCCCGGGCCGGGAGTTCATCTCCTTCTGGCTCTCCGAAGGGCGCGTGCTGGCCGGGATGAACGTCAACGTCTGGGACGTCGCCGCGGACGTCGAGCGGATCATCCGCTCCGGCGCACCGGTCGACCCCGCCCGGCTGGCCGATCCCACCGTCCCCCTCAGCGATCTGTAGTTCTCATCGGGTGCTCCTGCGCACCGTCGCGGTCCACGGGGCATCCCCCGGTGCCCGGTCGCCCAGCGCGATGAGGGCGCAGCTGCGGCCCTGGTCGAACAGGGACTGCGCGATGGTGGTGAGGCCTTCCCGCTCGGCGTCCGGGTCGTCGTCCCAGCCGGCGACGGCGACGTCGTCGGGCACGCGGAGCCCTCGGCGGCGCGCGGCGTCGAGGACGGCGTAGGCGAGCTGGTCGCCCATGGCCACCACCGCGTCGGGCTCGAAGGAGTCGAACAGCGCATCGGCCATGGCCGCCGCCTCCACGCGGTCGTTGCGCGCCACGACGGCGACCGGCAGCCCGCGCGGATCGATGCCCGCCTCCCGGCAGTGGTCGTAGACGCCGAGCAGGCGGTCGCGGGTGACCGGGAACTCCACGCCCTCCGGGTCCGGCCCGATCTCCAGCCGCGGCCTGCGGTCGCGGCCGAAGGGCTGGCTGAACACCGCCGGGCGGCGGGCGCCCGGGAAGGTGTGCGCGGCAAGCTCGCGGCCGGATGCGCGGTTGTCGATGCTGACCACCTGCGCGCCGGGAACGGCGGGGCCACCGTGCACGACGACGGGCTTGCCGAGCCCGGTCACCACGGCGAGCACCGGGTCGGAGTCGACCGTGGTCCAGACGATGTAGCCGTCGACGGATGCCGCCCGCACGCGGTCGACGTCGCCGTCCTCGCCGGTGGTCGGGATGAGGTTCAGCCCGATCCCCCGCTCGCGGCAGACCTCGGCGACGCCGGCCAGGAAGCGGCGGGCCCCCGGGTCCTCGAACGCGTAGGTGAGGTGCTCGCCGAGCACGACGCCGATCGCGCCGGTGCGGCGGCGGCGCAGGGACCGGGCCGTCGGGTCGGGGCCCGGGTAGCCCAGCTCGGCGGCGACCGCGCGGACCCGCCGCAGTGTGCTCGGGGCGACCCGCTCCGGCTGGTTGTAGCAGTACGAGACCGTCATCGGTGAGACACCGGAACGGCGCGCCACCTCGGCCATCGTGATGCGCGACCCCGCACTGGACATGTCCCGAGTCTAGCTGTGTATCGTTACACACATGCGGAGGTGGAGCCCGTCCCGAGAAGGCGTGGCGCTGGGGGCGCTCAGCGCCGCCTGCTTCGTCTCGGTGACCTCGGAGAACCTGCCCGTCGCCCTGCTACCGGACCTGGCGTCCGGCTTCGGCGTGTCCGAGTCGGCCGTCGGCCTCCTGGTCACGGGGTACGCGGTCGTCGTCGCGGTCTCGGTGGTGCCGCTGGTCGCCCTGACGACGCACTGGGACCGCCGGACGGCAGCGGTCGCCACCGTCGCGACGATCACCGCGTCCAACCTGCTGCTGGCCGTCGCGCCCAGCTACGGCGTCGCCGTGGTCGCCCGGGTGGTCTCCGCCGTCGGCCACGGCGTGTTCTGGTCGGTGGTCGCGGTGATCGCCGCCCGGATGCTCGGACCGCACCGGGCCGGCCGCGCCACCGCGGTGGTCTTCGCGGGGAACTCGCTCGCCTTCCTCTTCGGGCTCCCGCTGAGCTCGTGGCTCGGCGCGACGATCGGCTGGCGACCCGCCGTCCTCGCCGTGGCCGGCGCCGCGGCGCTCTCGGCCGTGGCGATCCGCGCCACCGTCGACCCGATGCCGGCGGAGCACGCACCGCAGCAGCAGGGGCCGTCGACGCTCCGGCGCACCCTGACCGACAGATCCCTCAACGCCGTGAACGCGACCACGCTGATCGTGGTGCTGGGACACCTCACCGCGTTCACCTACATCACCGTGATCATCGCCGACTACGTCCACCTCACCGGCCCCGCCACCTCTGGCCTCCTCCTCGCGCACGGGGCGGCGGGCCTGCTCGGCCTCGCGCTGATCGGCAGGCACGTGGACCGGCAGCCACGAGCTACCGCCCTGATCGTCACCGGCGGGTTCGTCGCGTGCATGCTCGCGCTGCTCGTCGTCGGACCGAGCTCCGGTGCCGTCGCCGGTGCCGCGGTCGTGTTGTGGGCCGTGCCGGCGGCCGGGATGAGCGTGGTGCTGCAAGCCGCGGTCCTGCGCGTCGCCCGCGTCCGGCAGGACCTCGCCTCCGCGGTCTACATCGTCGCCTACCAGGTCGGCATCGGTGGGGGCGCGGCGATCGGCGGGGTCTTCCTCGACCACGGCGCACTGCCCGTCGCGGTCGCGACCACCGCGGCGTGCGGCCTCGTCGGCGCCGTCGTCGTCGCCCGGTCCGCCGCCTTCCACCGCGCCCGCACCCCCGAGTGCCGAGGTGCGCGATGAGCCGGCCGTGGTGGCAGGACGCCGTCGTCTACCAGATCTACCCGCGCAGCTTCGCCGACTCGGACGGCGACGGGATCGGTGACCTGCCCGGCATCATCGAGCGGCTCCCCTACCTGCGCACCCTCGGCGTCGACGCCCTGTGGATCTCGCCGTTCTTCCGGTCGCCGATGGCCGACTTCGGCTACGACATCAGCGATCACACCGCCGTCGACCCGATCTTCGGCACGGACGCCGACGCCGAGGCGCTCATCGCCGCGGCCCACGCGCACGGCCTGCGCCTCCTCGTCGACATCGTCCTGTCGCACACCAGCGACCAGCACCCGTGGTTCCGCGACGCCGCGTCGTCCCGCACCGCGGCGAAGCGCGACTTCTACGTGTGGCGCGACGGGCCGACACCCGGGCGCCCCGACGGCGGCCCGCCCAACAACTGGGTCGCCGGCTTCCCCGCCGGGGTCCCCGCGTGGACGTGGCACCCGGGCACCGCCCAGTGGTACCTGCACTCCCACCTGCCCCAGCAGCCCGACCTCGACTGGTCCAACCCCGCGGTGCGGGCCGCCCAGCTCGAGGTCCTGCGCCACTGGCTGGACCGCGGGGTCGACGGAGTGCGGCTCGACGCCATCAACCGGCTGGGCAAGGACCCGGACCACCGCGACAACGTCGCGGGCGAGCCGTCGCGCCAGCAGGACTGGCCGACGCTTCACGAGTACCTGCGCGAGGTGCGTGCGGTCGTCGACGAGTACCCGGGCGCCGTCACGGTGGGCGAGGTCTGGGAGTTCGACCAGCGCCGCATCCTGCCCTACCTCGCCCCCGGCGAGCTGCACCTCGCCCACAACTTCGTGTTCGCCCGGTCGCCGTTCGACGCAGCGCGGATCCGGCTGACCGTCGAGGAGTTCGTCGAGCTGGCCGACCCGGACACCTGGCCGGCGTGGTTCCTGGGCAACCACGACGAACCGCGGCTCGTCACCCGGTGGTCGACCCCCGGCGACGACGAGGAGACCCGCGCCGCGCGGGGCCGCCTCGCCGCGGTGCTGCTGCTCACCCTGCGCGGCACACCCTTCCTCTACCAGGGCGAGGAGCTGGGCCTGCCCGACACCGAGCTCCCACCCGGCATCGGCACCGACCGCGACGGGCGCGACCCGCAGCGCACCCCGATGCCCTGGGCGCCCCCGTCGACGGCCGGTCCGGGGGCCGGCTTCACCACCGGCGACCCGTGGCTGCCGATCGGCGACACGGCCGAACGGCTCAACGTCGCGTCCGAACTGGAGGACGAGAGCTCGATGCTCGCCCTCTACCGCACGCTGCTCGCGCTGCGCCGGGCCCGCCCGTCACTGCGCACCGGGAGCCAGGCGTTCCTCGACGGTCCGCCCGACGTGCTCGCGTACGTCCGCGCGGAGGCCGGGGAACGCACGCTGGTGATCCTCAACCTCTGCGCGACACCGCGGCGTCTCGACGTCACGGCGCTGTCCGGGTCGTCCTCCGCGCCGCTGCTGCTGGCCTCGACCGATGCCGCTTCCGAGCCCGGACGGCCGGGGGCGACGATCGTCCTGGGTCCGTTCAGCGGCGTCGTCCTCGACCCCGGATGCTCATAGCGGAGTCTTGACTATCGTCAGCAAAGCGCGATACTTCCCGGCGGGAGGTTCGCCATGGCCAGCGCCCACACGGACCCGTTCTGCCGCGATCATCTACCGCCCCGCGACCAGTGGCCCGAGCTCACGTTCGAGCTGCCGGAGCTGCGCTACCCCCGACAGCTCAACGCCGCACGAGAGCTGCTCGCCGGCCCACCCGGCGAGCGACCCTGCATGCGCGGGTCCGGCATCGCGTGGACGTACGGCGAGCTGCGCCACCACGCCGCCCAGGTGGCGGCCGCGCTCACCGAGGACCTCGGCCTCGTGCCGGGCAACCGGGTGCTCCTGCGGGGGCCGAACGAGCCGTGGCAGGTGGCCTGCTGGCTCGGGGTGCTGCTCGCGGGCGGGGTGGCCGTGGCCACGATGCCGATGCTGCGCCGCACCGAGCTGGACACGATCACCGAGCTCGCCCGGCCGTCGCTCGCCCTCGTCCACCACGACTTCCTCCACGACGTACCGCCTGACCTGCGCACCGTCGCCTACGGGGGCGACAGCGAGCTCACCGGCATGATCGCCGCCCACGACGGCGGCTTCGCCGCGGTGGACACCGCCGCCGACGACGTGGCGCTACTGGCCTTCACCTCGGGCACCACCGGCCGCCCGAAGGCCACCATGCACTTCCACCGCGACGTACTCGCGATCGCCGACACGTTCTCGCGGCACGTGGTCGGCATCCAGCCCTCCGACGTGGTGACGGGCACCCCGCCGATCGCGTTCACGTTCGGGCTCGGCGGGCTGGTGGTCTTCCCGCTGCGCGCCGGGGCGAGCACGGTGCTGCTGGACCGCGTGACGCCGCCGCAGCTCGCCGACACCGTGGCCGAGGAGGGCGTCACCGTGCTCTTCACGGCCCCGACCGCGTACCGGGCGGTCCTCGCGGCCGGCAAGGCCGACCGGCTGGCCGGGGTGCGCCGTCTGGTCTCGGCGGGCGAGACGCTGCCCGCGAGCGTGTGGCACGCGATGCACGACGCCACCGGCCTGCAGATCATCGACGGCATCGGGTCCACCGAGATGCTGCACGTGTTCATCTCCGCGGCCGACGACGACATCCGACCCGGCACCACCGGCCGAGCGGTGCCCGGCTACCAGGCCGCCGTGCTCGACGACGACGGCCGGCCGGTACCGGACGGCACACCGGGCAACCTCGCGGTGAAGGGCCCCACCGGATGCCGCTACCTCAACGGCGACCGGCAGACCACGTACGTGCGGCACGGCTGGAACTTCACCGGCGACACCTACGTGCGCGACGCCGACGGCTACTTCACCTACCTCGCCCGGAGCGACGACATGATCGTCTCGTCGGGCTACAACATCTCGGGCCCCGAGGTGGAACAGGCCATGCTCGGACACCCGGACGTCGTGGACTGCGCCGTGGTGGCCACGCCCGACGAGGAGCGCGGCTCACTCGTCACCGCGTACGTCGTGCTGCGGGAGGGCGCCACCCGCGACGCGGCGGCGCTGCAGGACCACGTGAAGCAGACGATCGCGCCCTACAAGTACCCGCGGCTCGTCGAGTTCGTCGCCGAGCTCCCCCGCACGAGCACCGGGAAGCTGCAACGCTTCGTGCTGCGGCAGCAGGCCGCCGGGAGAGCGTCCGACGGCGGACCCCACGCCTCGGCGTAGGAACGGATGGGGTCTGGGGACCCGCCCCGGCGGGGGTCTGTTGGGGCGGGCCCCCAGAAGGCTGAACATTCGCGAGGGCGGGCATCACCCAGCGGGGTGGACCGCGGACCGGCTGCATTGACGGCCCGCGGCCGGGACTGGAAGGGTGCACCGCCCGGTGGCGCCCGGCACCCGGCGCTGGTGGTGGCCGCCGGGGCGGGGTCCGGGCGCGAGCTCTACGGCACTAGGACGCCGCGCGGCCGCGCCGCGCGTCGTAGGAACGGCGGGCCATGTCGGCGATCCCGTGGATCACGCAGGGCCACGGGGTGGTGGGCAACCCCGTGCCGCCCTTCGTGCAGGTGCGGCAGCGCCCGGCGCGGTCGGGCACGTGCTGCGCGAGCAGCCGCTGCCACACCTCCACCATCGGCGCCAGCTCGTCGGCGACGCGCTGCTGCTCGGGCATCCCGTCGCTGGACTCGACAGGGCGGCTACCTGGCCCGCCCTGGAGCCGCGCCGGGGTCTCGGCCGGCCGGTGTGGCGCGGCCCCGCCGGGGACGGCGGTTCGCGTCCGGTCGAGCGACACGCCCCCCGCGCGCCCCGAGCCGTGGCTCGCCCCCCAGGAGTAACTCATGGCGCTCCCCCGCTTTCGCTGCCCGTACCGACGCCCACCCGGTCGGGTGGCGCTTGTCGCATCCGATCGTGGCCTGCCTAACTTGCATCCGCAAGTGCCAGTGCATGAGCATCTGCACGTGCACTTCGCTTTCACAGAGAACTACG includes:
- a CDS encoding alpha-amylase family glycosyl hydrolase encodes the protein MSRPWWQDAVVYQIYPRSFADSDGDGIGDLPGIIERLPYLRTLGVDALWISPFFRSPMADFGYDISDHTAVDPIFGTDADAEALIAAAHAHGLRLLVDIVLSHTSDQHPWFRDAASSRTAAKRDFYVWRDGPTPGRPDGGPPNNWVAGFPAGVPAWTWHPGTAQWYLHSHLPQQPDLDWSNPAVRAAQLEVLRHWLDRGVDGVRLDAINRLGKDPDHRDNVAGEPSRQQDWPTLHEYLREVRAVVDEYPGAVTVGEVWEFDQRRILPYLAPGELHLAHNFVFARSPFDAARIRLTVEEFVELADPDTWPAWFLGNHDEPRLVTRWSTPGDDEETRAARGRLAAVLLLTLRGTPFLYQGEELGLPDTELPPGIGTDRDGRDPQRTPMPWAPPSTAGPGAGFTTGDPWLPIGDTAERLNVASELEDESSMLALYRTLLALRRARPSLRTGSQAFLDGPPDVLAYVRAEAGERTLVILNLCATPRRLDVTALSGSSSAPLLLASTDAASEPGRPGATIVLGPFSGVVLDPGCS
- a CDS encoding NAD(P)/FAD-dependent oxidoreductase, with the protein product MTASASQDDRTFVIVGASLAGAKAAETLRDEGFAGRVVLVGEEPEPPYERPPLSKGYLLGSDERGTAFVHDRAWYDKQNIELRTGVRAEAVDPGAHAVTLAGGERLAYDKLLLATGSVVRRLQVPGAELEGVHYLRRIEHSDALRGVLVEGARVVVVGGGWIGLEVAAAARTHGATVTLVEVDTLPLRRVLGDEVAQVFADLHADHGVDLRLGTGVREIAGADGRVASVTLDDGTSLPADAVVVGVGITPAVELAQSAGLAVDNGVLVDAALRTSDPDVYAAGDVANADNPLLGKHIRVEHWQNALDGGPAAARSMLGQDVVYDRVPYFFTDQYDLGMEYTGHAEPGSYDQVVFRGDVPGREFISFWLSEGRVLAGMNVNVWDVAADVERIIRSGAPVDPARLADPTVPLSDL
- a CDS encoding AMP-binding protein, with amino-acid sequence MASAHTDPFCRDHLPPRDQWPELTFELPELRYPRQLNAARELLAGPPGERPCMRGSGIAWTYGELRHHAAQVAAALTEDLGLVPGNRVLLRGPNEPWQVACWLGVLLAGGVAVATMPMLRRTELDTITELARPSLALVHHDFLHDVPPDLRTVAYGGDSELTGMIAAHDGGFAAVDTAADDVALLAFTSGTTGRPKATMHFHRDVLAIADTFSRHVVGIQPSDVVTGTPPIAFTFGLGGLVVFPLRAGASTVLLDRVTPPQLADTVAEEGVTVLFTAPTAYRAVLAAGKADRLAGVRRLVSAGETLPASVWHAMHDATGLQIIDGIGSTEMLHVFISAADDDIRPGTTGRAVPGYQAAVLDDDGRPVPDGTPGNLAVKGPTGCRYLNGDRQTTYVRHGWNFTGDTYVRDADGYFTYLARSDDMIVSSGYNISGPEVEQAMLGHPDVVDCAVVATPDEERGSLVTAYVVLREGATRDAAALQDHVKQTIAPYKYPRLVEFVAELPRTSTGKLQRFVLRQQAAGRASDGGPHASA
- a CDS encoding LacI family DNA-binding transcriptional regulator, with product MSSAGSRITMAEVARRSGVSPMTVSYCYNQPERVAPSTLRRVRAVAAELGYPGPDPTARSLRRRRTGAIGVVLGEHLTYAFEDPGARRFLAGVAEVCRERGIGLNLIPTTGEDGDVDRVRAASVDGYIVWTTVDSDPVLAVVTGLGKPVVVHGGPAVPGAQVVSIDNRASGRELAAHTFPGARRPAVFSQPFGRDRRPRLEIGPDPEGVEFPVTRDRLLGVYDHCREAGIDPRGLPVAVVARNDRVEAAAMADALFDSFEPDAVVAMGDQLAYAVLDAARRRGLRVPDDVAVAGWDDDPDAEREGLTTIAQSLFDQGRSCALIALGDRAPGDAPWTATVRRSTR
- a CDS encoding ATP-grasp domain-containing protein gives rise to the protein MNRHLIGLLLGTEEDWPTAFETIVRRMGPVRAGAGEEHCFDVERITIEPFDLRYTPRYDLVIDRLAYWYYVPREWLKKIALMDDVYLLNSPFTFQSMEKHAAYCAMMRLGLKVPDTVLVPFKDPPEHAKFAYTASRYNKPFDLDAIAERMGYPLFMKPYDGGAWVGVTRIKDRDDLRAAYDASGQRLMHLQKAVDGYEAFARSLSIGAETMVMKFRPELPMHDRYEVTYEFLNPEVGDEVVTISRLINAFFRWEFNSCENLVSGSEVYPIDYANACPDVALTSLHYYFPWAMRALVRWSVFSLVTERKPRLDLSMAEYFAIADREDLSYHEKLAGYRKLADEYFETDRYLDFCESRMGNLGEVVLEWVDSPEFDALLVDTVRSTYPPEEHERFIAHFRGLVGLWVRDEKGATQPA
- a CDS encoding esterase family protein; the protein is MRRRSIDLWSPAIGSSGTVVSYGHWGRPVLVFPAEAGRAGDFESRGMVDAVADLLEAGRIKLYCVDSYDSWSWSDRSVPLEERARRHGAYESWIVDQVVPWIHEDSGGPLPILTTGPSMGAFHAANFTLRRGDLFPQALCLSGVYDMSALHGWGERGEAFYFHTPIAYVGNLHGDHLEWLRGQVHLVLVVGQGMWEDTTGAEASTRKLAGLLAEKGIPHELDAWGHDVAHDWPWWRRQLAHHLHRLT
- a CDS encoding MFS transporter, translated to MRRWSPSREGVALGALSAACFVSVTSENLPVALLPDLASGFGVSESAVGLLVTGYAVVVAVSVVPLVALTTHWDRRTAAVATVATITASNLLLAVAPSYGVAVVARVVSAVGHGVFWSVVAVIAARMLGPHRAGRATAVVFAGNSLAFLFGLPLSSWLGATIGWRPAVLAVAGAAALSAVAIRATVDPMPAEHAPQQQGPSTLRRTLTDRSLNAVNATTLIVVLGHLTAFTYITVIIADYVHLTGPATSGLLLAHGAAGLLGLALIGRHVDRQPRATALIVTGGFVACMLALLVVGPSSGAVAGAAVVLWAVPAAGMSVVLQAAVLRVARVRQDLASAVYIVAYQVGIGGGAAIGGVFLDHGALPVAVATTAACGLVGAVVVARSAAFHRARTPECRGAR